CAATCATCTCTTAAGGACTGATGATCCTGAAgccggaattttttttttttttttacatattcttgCTTAATACTACTCACAAACTATTTGTGGAATTAAAGTCAATAAATTCTGTAATGAAGGCTGCAGTGAGAGTCTCTTGAAGTGAGCAGACATAGTGCAGGGGTGATGTGGCACGTCAGGCAGTGAGAATCACTTCAAGGTGACCCCAGGTCTCCATCCTTGATGGCCAAGCTGTCTTGCAAGGTCGCCGAGGAGGACAAGGCTCTCATGATTTCCAGCCTGACAATTTCCCAGGCGCAGTCACTGTATCCCTCGTCCTCCAGGTAGACGCGGATGTCCTGGAAGTACCTCTTGATGGCCAGGGCAGGGCCGTGCATCCCCGGGGCGCGCTCTCCCTCGCCCGTGGCCTGCAGCAAGCAGGCGTCCAGGGCTTCCAGCTGCCGGTGGAGGCCAGAGCGGAGTCCGTGCAGCGGCGCGGGGCTCCAGGCCGCCGAGGAGCGCTCCGTGTGCAACAGGTTGAAGGTCTGCTGGAGCAGCTCCCGCAGGACGGCGGCGGCGGCCTGGGCCTCCTGGAGCTGGCCGCCCTCCAGCATCTCCCGGGGGAAGCGGAAGTCTTTTCTGGCCCGCAGGCACAAGAAAGGGGACAGTCTCCGCATCTGGCCCAGGAGCACCAAGTTGTACCTGCTAACCTGCGCGTGGCTCCCAGGCAGGGCACAGCCCAGAGAGCCTCCAGGGCGGCAGGTGAGCAGCGCCAGGGCGGTCAGCAGAGGGCGCAGGAGAGCCATGGGGAAGCCGAGGGGGCTGCTGGCCGGGCTGAGCTGGGCGGCTGGGGGCCCTCGGGGCCCAGGTTCTCTGAGGACCAACTCGAAGCATGGCTCTTAAATAGGGAATGCAGACATTTTCATTGTCTGAACATTTCCCTCCACTTTtacttcccttttttgtt
This DNA window, taken from Acinonyx jubatus isolate Ajub_Pintada_27869175 chromosome D4, VMU_Ajub_asm_v1.0, whole genome shotgun sequence, encodes the following:
- the LOC113597877 gene encoding interferon omega-1-like, whose protein sequence is MALLRPLLTALALLTCRPGGSLGCALPGSHAQVSRYNLVLLGQMRRLSPFLCLRARKDFRFPREMLEGGQLQEAQAAAAVLRELLQQTFNLLHTERSSAAWSPAPLHGLRSGLHRQLEALDACLLQATGEGERAPGMHGPALAIKRYFQDIRVYLEDEGYSDCAWEIVRLEIMRALSSSATLQDSLAIKDGDLGSP